One part of the Glycine max cultivar Williams 82 chromosome 14, Glycine_max_v4.0, whole genome shotgun sequence genome encodes these proteins:
- the LOC100797494 gene encoding WD repeat-containing protein PCN isoform X1: MAELYRLSSVEWSPSPVIALATSFDGSRVAAARKDGSLEIWLVSPGSIGWHCQLTIHGNPNGRVTSLIWCPGGPDGSRLFSSNIDGSVTKWDLFHLTQKTVLPSDGVTIWQMAGTFPKGDEIDDKRKGERMGNGFHGFDEHESSESDDDSDSPGSPELSVGEYPRVAIALDNGCVKIYDISDTDEFIHVKSMPRVKGRVLSVTWSTDSNYVYSGSSDGLIRCWNATLGNEIYRITAGLGGLGSGHELCIWSLLSLRSGTLVSADSSGSVQFWDSQHGTLLQAHTLHKGHVHALAASPSHNRVFSAGSDGQVILYKLSSSQSASSDDINSPSTMKRWIYVHYVRAHTHDIRALAVAVPISHEEKLIQMGSIFCCYLGIWHVPFLSCAFLCSTDIKPEKRIKRARRAENPISFRYHKWAHLGVPMLISAGDDTKLFAYPAKEFTMFSPHDICPAPQRTPIQLVHNSVFNQRKLLLIQSSQKIEVHLLQLKKVCTSGGFTKNDVVAEVKSKGSRKIICSTISNSGALFAYSDHKKPSLFQLKRNEVGKIKWDVRKRELPQILPFGHSMIFTHDSSKLIVAGHDKRIYVVHVGGADEVKSELLHTFTPLRESQDQELPPTEPPITRLFTSSDGQWLAAVNCFGDIYVFNLEILSQHWFISRLDGASVTAGGFPPQNDNVLIVTTSSNQVYAFDIEAKQLGEWSTRHTHALPRRYLEFPGEVIGLSFPPSETSSSPSATSSSVVVYSSRAMCLIDFGLPVEQDESDMLNTKDSRARNLQNFNVKKRIEVMKEHNRRNFEVIPFENPVLFLGHTAKNSIFMVDKPWLQVVKSLEGRPVHRHIYGT, encoded by the exons ATGGCTGAACTCTACAGGCTCAGCTCCGTCGAGTGGAGCCCTTCTCCGGTCATCGCTTTAGCCACCAGCTTCGACGGCTCCCGAGTAGCCGCCGCTCGCAAAGACGGCTCCCTCGAAATCTGGCTCGTCTCTCCCGGCTCCATCGGCTGGCACTGTCAGCTG ACTATACACGGAAACCCTAACGGAAGAGTGACGTCGCTTATTTGGTGCCCCGGTGGCCCCGACGGAAGCCGCTTGTTTTCGTCCAACATAGATGGCTCCGTTACTAAGTGGGATCTTTTCCACTTGACGCAGAAG ACGGTGCTGCCATCGGACGGTGTCACAATCTGGCAAATGGCAGGGACTTTCCCTAAGGGTGACGAGATCGATGATAAAAGGAAGGGTGAAAGAATGGGGAATGGGTTTCATGGTTTTGATGAACATGAGAGCAGTGAAAGTGATGACGATTCTGATTCACCTGGTTCTCCCGAGCTTTCAGTTGGTGAGTATCCACGCGTGGCGATTGCTCTCGACAATGGatgtgtgaaaatttatgatatctCCGACACAGATGAATTTATTCATGTAAAATCTATGCCCCGGGTCAAAG GGCGAGTTTTAAGTGTGACTTGGAGTACAGATTCTAATTACGTATATTCAGGAAGTAGTGATGG GTTGATACGATGCTGGAATGCTACATTGGGCAATGAAATCTATAGGATTACAGCTGGACTTGGAGGGTTGGGCAGTGGACATGAACTTTGCATATGGTCATTGCTGTCTTTAAG GTCTGGTACACTTGTTAGTGCGGACAGCAGTGGTAGTGTCCAGTTTTGGGACAGTCAACATGGAACTCTCTTGCAAGCACATACTTTACACAAGGGACATGTACACGCTCTGGCAGCATCTCCTAGTCATAATAGGGTGTTCTCTGCTGGTTCTGATGGCCAG gttATTCTTTACAAGCTATCTAGTAGTCAGTCAGCATCATCCGATGATATCAATTCTCCATCAACAATGAAGAGATGGATTTATGTTCACTATGTAAGGGCTCATACACATGACATCAGGGCCCTAGCTGTTGCTGTACCGATAAGTCACGAAG AAAAGCTTATCCAAATGGGCAGTATCTTTTGTTGCTATTTAGGCATTTGGCATGTTCCGTTCCTTAGCTGTGCATTTTTGTGTAGCACAGATATTAAGCCAGAAAAGAGGATTAAAAGAGCTCGACGTGCAGAAAATCCCATTAGTTTCCGTTACCATAAGTGGGCTCATTTGGGGGTTCCTATGCTTATCTCAGCTGGAGATGACACAAAACTTTTTGCATACCCAGCGAAAGAATTCACCATGTTTTCTCCTCATGATATCTGTCCTGCGCCTCAGAGAACACCCATTCAACTAGTGCATAATTCTGTCTTTAACCAACGCAAACTGCTTTTAATCCAATCTTCGCAAAAGATAGAGGTTCATTTGCTACAACTAAAAAAGGTCTGCACCTCTGGAGGCTTTACAAAGAACGATGTAGTGGCTGAAGTCAAGAGTAAGGGATCTCGGAAGATAATTTGCAGCACCATTTCTAATTCAGGGGCACTATTTGCGTACTCTGATCATAAAAAGCCTAGTCTTTTTCAAttgaaaaggaatgaagttgGAAAAATCAAATGGGATGTTAGAAAAAGGGAGCTTCCTCAGATATTACCATTTGGCCATTCTATGATTTTTACTCATGACTCCTCCAAGTTGATAGTAGCAGGTCACGATAAAAGGATATAT GTTGTGCATGTTGGGGGGGCAGATGAAGTTAAGTCAGAATTACTGCATACTTTTACACCCCTTCGCGAATCACAAGATCAAGAATTACCTCCAACTGAGCCACCCATAACAAGATTGTTTACTAGTTCTGATGGGCAGTGGTTGGCAGCTGTGAACTGCTTTGGggatatatatgtatttaactTGGAGATACTAAG CCAGCACTGGTTCATTTCAAGATTGGATGGCGCCTCTGTTACAGCTGGTGGCTTTCCTCCCCAGAACGACAATGTACTGATAGTTACAACTTCCTCAAATCAAGTGTATGCATTTGACATAGAGGCCAAGCAGTTGGGAGAATGGTCCACAAGACACACACATGCTCTTCCTAGGAGATACCTTGAATTTCCTGGTGAAGTTATTGGGCTCTCATTCCCTCCATCAGAAACTTCATCTTCTCCATCGGCAACTTCATCTTCGGTTGTTGTTTACAGCTCCAG GGCTATGTGCTTGATTGACTTTGGATTGCCCGTGGAGCAAGATGAAAGTGATATGCTAAATACTAAAGATTCAAGGGCAAggaatttacaaaattttaatgttaagaagAGGATTGAAGTTATGAAGGAACATAATAGGAGGAATTTTGAAGTTATACCTTTCGAGAATcctgttttatttttaggtcaTACTGCAAAAAATTCCATCTTTATGGTTGACAAACCGTGGTTGCAAGTGGTTAAGAGTTTAGAAGGCCGACCAGTCCACAGACATATATATGGGACATGA
- the LOC100802291 gene encoding protein SOB FIVE-LIKE 5 yields MDYHHISAASQYSSASESGWTHYLDQSSLSENYYQRRGGVVECEGKGARMEEYSEEDLSMVSDASSGPPHYDNECYCQNWYPCLSSKAKESQKKNKKVKEYGRSQQPSPLDDTASSPFFNSSKESHKKQDSFSGNGAVESALDFSQCVSATRIKRKTKFQKHFGFLESLGGKLASEEQGGFDEGK; encoded by the exons ATGGATTATCATCATATATCTGCTGCTTCACAATACAGTAGTGCTAGTGAATCAGGCTGGACCCATTATTTGGACCAATCCTCTCTTTCTGAAAATTACTACCAGAGGAGAGGTGGTGTTGTGGAGTGTGAAGGAAAAGGAGCAAGAATGGAGGAGTACTCTGAGGAAGATTTGTCCATGGTCTCTGATGCTTCTTCTGGACCTCCACATTATGATAATGAATGCTATTGTCAGAATTGGTATCCTTGCCTTTCTTCTAAAGCCAAAGAATCccaaaagaagaacaagaaggtCAAAGAATATGGCAGAAGTCAACAGCCTTCACCTCTTGATGACACCGCAAGCTCTCCTTTTTTCAACTCTTCCAAGGAGAGTCACAAG AAGCAAGATAGTTTCTCAGGGAATGGAGCAGTGGAGAGTGCATTGGATTTTTCTCAATGTGTATCTGCAACAAGAATAAAG AGAAAGACAAAATTCCAGAAGCACTTTGGTTTCTTAGAGTCTCTTGGTGGAAAACTAGCCTCAGAGGAACAAG GTGGTTTTGATGAAGGGAAATGA
- the LOC100797494 gene encoding WD repeat-containing protein PCN isoform X2, translated as MAELYRLSSVEWSPSPVIALATSFDGSRVAAARKDGSLEIWLVSPGSIGWHCQLTIHGNPNGRVTSLIWCPGGPDGSRLFSSNIDGSVTKWDLFHLTQKTVLPSDGVTIWQMAGTFPKGDEIDDKRKGERMGNGFHGFDEHESSESDDDSDSPGSPELSVGEYPRVAIALDNGCVKIYDISDTDEFIHVKSMPRVKGRVLSVTWSTDSNYVYSGSSDGLIRCWNATLGNEIYRITAGLGGLGSGHELCIWSLLSLRSGTLVSADSSGSVQFWDSQHGTLLQAHTLHKGHVHALAASPSHNRVFSAGSDGQVILYKLSSSQSASSDDINSPSTMKRWIYVHYVRAHTHDIRALAVAVPISHEDIKPEKRIKRARRAENPISFRYHKWAHLGVPMLISAGDDTKLFAYPAKEFTMFSPHDICPAPQRTPIQLVHNSVFNQRKLLLIQSSQKIEVHLLQLKKVCTSGGFTKNDVVAEVKSKGSRKIICSTISNSGALFAYSDHKKPSLFQLKRNEVGKIKWDVRKRELPQILPFGHSMIFTHDSSKLIVAGHDKRIYVVHVGGADEVKSELLHTFTPLRESQDQELPPTEPPITRLFTSSDGQWLAAVNCFGDIYVFNLEILSQHWFISRLDGASVTAGGFPPQNDNVLIVTTSSNQVYAFDIEAKQLGEWSTRHTHALPRRYLEFPGEVIGLSFPPSETSSSPSATSSSVVVYSSRAMCLIDFGLPVEQDESDMLNTKDSRARNLQNFNVKKRIEVMKEHNRRNFEVIPFENPVLFLGHTAKNSIFMVDKPWLQVVKSLEGRPVHRHIYGT; from the exons ATGGCTGAACTCTACAGGCTCAGCTCCGTCGAGTGGAGCCCTTCTCCGGTCATCGCTTTAGCCACCAGCTTCGACGGCTCCCGAGTAGCCGCCGCTCGCAAAGACGGCTCCCTCGAAATCTGGCTCGTCTCTCCCGGCTCCATCGGCTGGCACTGTCAGCTG ACTATACACGGAAACCCTAACGGAAGAGTGACGTCGCTTATTTGGTGCCCCGGTGGCCCCGACGGAAGCCGCTTGTTTTCGTCCAACATAGATGGCTCCGTTACTAAGTGGGATCTTTTCCACTTGACGCAGAAG ACGGTGCTGCCATCGGACGGTGTCACAATCTGGCAAATGGCAGGGACTTTCCCTAAGGGTGACGAGATCGATGATAAAAGGAAGGGTGAAAGAATGGGGAATGGGTTTCATGGTTTTGATGAACATGAGAGCAGTGAAAGTGATGACGATTCTGATTCACCTGGTTCTCCCGAGCTTTCAGTTGGTGAGTATCCACGCGTGGCGATTGCTCTCGACAATGGatgtgtgaaaatttatgatatctCCGACACAGATGAATTTATTCATGTAAAATCTATGCCCCGGGTCAAAG GGCGAGTTTTAAGTGTGACTTGGAGTACAGATTCTAATTACGTATATTCAGGAAGTAGTGATGG GTTGATACGATGCTGGAATGCTACATTGGGCAATGAAATCTATAGGATTACAGCTGGACTTGGAGGGTTGGGCAGTGGACATGAACTTTGCATATGGTCATTGCTGTCTTTAAG GTCTGGTACACTTGTTAGTGCGGACAGCAGTGGTAGTGTCCAGTTTTGGGACAGTCAACATGGAACTCTCTTGCAAGCACATACTTTACACAAGGGACATGTACACGCTCTGGCAGCATCTCCTAGTCATAATAGGGTGTTCTCTGCTGGTTCTGATGGCCAG gttATTCTTTACAAGCTATCTAGTAGTCAGTCAGCATCATCCGATGATATCAATTCTCCATCAACAATGAAGAGATGGATTTATGTTCACTATGTAAGGGCTCATACACATGACATCAGGGCCCTAGCTGTTGCTGTACCGATAAGTCACGAAG ATATTAAGCCAGAAAAGAGGATTAAAAGAGCTCGACGTGCAGAAAATCCCATTAGTTTCCGTTACCATAAGTGGGCTCATTTGGGGGTTCCTATGCTTATCTCAGCTGGAGATGACACAAAACTTTTTGCATACCCAGCGAAAGAATTCACCATGTTTTCTCCTCATGATATCTGTCCTGCGCCTCAGAGAACACCCATTCAACTAGTGCATAATTCTGTCTTTAACCAACGCAAACTGCTTTTAATCCAATCTTCGCAAAAGATAGAGGTTCATTTGCTACAACTAAAAAAGGTCTGCACCTCTGGAGGCTTTACAAAGAACGATGTAGTGGCTGAAGTCAAGAGTAAGGGATCTCGGAAGATAATTTGCAGCACCATTTCTAATTCAGGGGCACTATTTGCGTACTCTGATCATAAAAAGCCTAGTCTTTTTCAAttgaaaaggaatgaagttgGAAAAATCAAATGGGATGTTAGAAAAAGGGAGCTTCCTCAGATATTACCATTTGGCCATTCTATGATTTTTACTCATGACTCCTCCAAGTTGATAGTAGCAGGTCACGATAAAAGGATATAT GTTGTGCATGTTGGGGGGGCAGATGAAGTTAAGTCAGAATTACTGCATACTTTTACACCCCTTCGCGAATCACAAGATCAAGAATTACCTCCAACTGAGCCACCCATAACAAGATTGTTTACTAGTTCTGATGGGCAGTGGTTGGCAGCTGTGAACTGCTTTGGggatatatatgtatttaactTGGAGATACTAAG CCAGCACTGGTTCATTTCAAGATTGGATGGCGCCTCTGTTACAGCTGGTGGCTTTCCTCCCCAGAACGACAATGTACTGATAGTTACAACTTCCTCAAATCAAGTGTATGCATTTGACATAGAGGCCAAGCAGTTGGGAGAATGGTCCACAAGACACACACATGCTCTTCCTAGGAGATACCTTGAATTTCCTGGTGAAGTTATTGGGCTCTCATTCCCTCCATCAGAAACTTCATCTTCTCCATCGGCAACTTCATCTTCGGTTGTTGTTTACAGCTCCAG GGCTATGTGCTTGATTGACTTTGGATTGCCCGTGGAGCAAGATGAAAGTGATATGCTAAATACTAAAGATTCAAGGGCAAggaatttacaaaattttaatgttaagaagAGGATTGAAGTTATGAAGGAACATAATAGGAGGAATTTTGAAGTTATACCTTTCGAGAATcctgttttatttttaggtcaTACTGCAAAAAATTCCATCTTTATGGTTGACAAACCGTGGTTGCAAGTGGTTAAGAGTTTAGAAGGCCGACCAGTCCACAGACATATATATGGGACATGA